A single window of Bradyrhizobium daqingense DNA harbors:
- a CDS encoding glycosyltransferase family 2 protein translates to MSPEVGLATPPRLSVVIPNHNYAAYVGSAIRSALDIRWPNVEVIVVDDGSTDHSLDVIQEFTDEVTIISQANAGQMMSCVNGFRRSSGDIIIFLDSDDALHPDVMTEIVTVWSKAASKYQFQMRVIDAGGQPTGNVLPQYFSRPASEDVRKWMATTGAYPTPPGSGNAYPRWFVERVFGFESDFVDRAPDSYLLAAAPACGEIVTITKPLADYRVHGLNHGAFLQLDDTRFAREIDLTRRRYKFFSDIARTEKFSVAPDALKRNLIFLCLRTASFRLRPDLHPIAADSSMSIAVDALGAAASPQGFSRSQRISLLAWIFCILMSPRYFRRDLVSLRYVPGQRPKWLRTLLGRFRIIR, encoded by the coding sequence GTGTCGCCGGAAGTCGGACTGGCGACCCCGCCGCGCCTCTCGGTCGTCATTCCGAACCACAATTACGCAGCTTACGTGGGATCCGCGATCCGCAGCGCGCTGGACATACGATGGCCAAACGTCGAGGTGATCGTCGTCGATGACGGGTCGACGGACCATTCACTCGACGTCATCCAGGAATTTACAGACGAAGTCACAATCATCAGCCAGGCGAACGCCGGGCAGATGATGTCCTGTGTGAATGGCTTTCGCAGGTCGTCCGGCGATATCATCATTTTTCTCGACTCGGACGATGCCTTGCATCCTGATGTGATGACGGAGATCGTAACGGTCTGGTCCAAAGCGGCGAGCAAATATCAGTTCCAGATGCGCGTGATCGATGCCGGGGGGCAGCCGACTGGAAATGTTCTGCCGCAGTATTTCTCCCGTCCGGCCTCGGAGGACGTCCGCAAGTGGATGGCAACCACAGGCGCTTATCCGACGCCGCCCGGATCAGGAAATGCCTACCCAAGATGGTTCGTCGAGCGTGTCTTCGGCTTTGAATCCGACTTCGTTGATCGGGCTCCGGACAGCTATCTTTTGGCGGCCGCTCCTGCGTGTGGCGAGATCGTGACGATCACCAAGCCATTGGCAGATTACCGGGTGCACGGCCTCAATCACGGGGCCTTCCTTCAACTGGATGATACCCGCTTTGCGAGAGAGATCGATCTCACGCGAAGGCGGTACAAATTCTTCTCGGACATCGCGCGCACGGAGAAGTTTTCGGTCGCGCCAGATGCGCTCAAGCGCAATTTGATATTTCTTTGTTTGCGGACAGCGTCGTTCAGGCTTCGGCCGGACCTTCATCCAATCGCAGCGGATAGTTCAATGAGCATCGCAGTCGATGCGCTTGGAGCGGCTGCGTCGCCGCAAGGTTTTTCAAGATCGCAGCGCATATCGTTGCTTGCTTGGATCTTCTGCATCCTGATGAGTCCACGGTACTTTCGTCGTGACCTAGTGAGTTTGCGGTACGTGCCCGGCCAGCGGCCAAAATGGTTGCGCACTTTGCTCGGTCGATTCCGCATCATTCGATGA
- a CDS encoding undecaprenyl-phosphate glucose phosphotransferase, whose protein sequence is MVVATYGSDSTYQVSSARGTALQRPFQLLVIAADLLLILLCYALASELYSFATPSSGDGAPIGAGLIVSAVFVAIAYFQEVYATHRLLSLVWQLRKAVIIWLVSLTILAVAAFLLKSSDNLSRGTFLIFTGVGGVGLLSLRFAWQWVLGTSFAKGRLVDRKVALLSLKPLDFTSSRFKDLRKNGFDVVRHFVLAANDHWERQIRDVILQSRVADVEEYLLAVDWNELPLLQELELHLRAVPQPIRLLPDNSIADLVSRPFLPVSGTVAVEIQRPPLSVFERLQKRCLDIGLALFSLVALAPVLITVSILIKLDSPGSVIFRQSRRGFNGKPFEIWKFRSMNVCENGHSITQATKADARVTRIGRFLRMTSIDELPQLWNVLRGDMSLVGPRPHALAHDNYYDEVISNYVYRHHMKPGLTGWAQVNGFRGETPTIDLMEKRVEYDVWYVRNWSIWLDLKIMARTAATVISQEAY, encoded by the coding sequence ATGGTTGTTGCAACTTACGGTTCTGATAGCACCTACCAGGTATCCTCCGCCCGAGGTACCGCTCTTCAGAGGCCTTTTCAGCTTCTCGTCATCGCGGCCGACCTTCTGTTGATTCTGCTCTGCTACGCGCTAGCGTCGGAGCTTTATAGCTTCGCCACGCCGTCATCTGGAGACGGAGCGCCCATCGGGGCCGGACTGATCGTCAGCGCAGTGTTTGTTGCAATCGCCTATTTTCAGGAGGTGTATGCAACGCACCGTTTGCTAAGTCTGGTCTGGCAATTGCGCAAAGCCGTGATCATCTGGTTGGTGTCACTGACAATCCTTGCTGTCGCGGCGTTTCTATTGAAATCGTCGGACAATCTGTCGCGCGGCACGTTCCTCATTTTCACCGGCGTTGGGGGCGTTGGGTTGCTCAGCCTGCGCTTTGCGTGGCAGTGGGTGCTTGGCACGAGCTTTGCCAAGGGCCGATTGGTCGATCGCAAGGTTGCCCTGCTTAGCCTGAAGCCGCTTGATTTCACCTCAAGCCGTTTCAAGGACCTGCGCAAGAACGGATTCGACGTGGTTCGCCATTTCGTGCTTGCCGCAAACGACCACTGGGAACGGCAAATCCGCGATGTCATCCTCCAATCCCGTGTGGCCGATGTCGAGGAGTATCTGCTGGCGGTTGACTGGAACGAGCTGCCGTTGTTGCAGGAGCTCGAACTGCACTTGCGCGCCGTACCACAGCCTATCCGTCTGTTGCCGGATAATTCGATTGCTGATCTGGTATCACGCCCGTTTTTGCCGGTCAGCGGCACGGTGGCAGTTGAAATTCAGCGACCACCGCTCAGCGTGTTCGAGCGTCTCCAGAAGCGCTGCCTTGACATCGGTCTGGCCTTGTTTTCGCTAGTTGCCTTGGCGCCGGTGCTGATCACTGTCTCCATTTTGATCAAGCTGGATTCGCCGGGGAGCGTGATCTTCCGACAGTCGCGCCGCGGCTTCAACGGCAAGCCGTTTGAAATCTGGAAGTTTCGCAGCATGAACGTTTGCGAGAATGGTCATTCGATCACTCAGGCGACTAAGGCAGACGCGCGGGTCACAAGAATTGGGCGTTTCCTTCGCATGACCAGCATTGACGAGTTGCCTCAGCTCTGGAACGTGCTGCGCGGCGACATGTCGTTGGTCGGACCACGCCCACATGCGCTCGCTCACGACAACTATTATGACGAGGTCATCAGCAATTACGTGTACCGCCACCATATGAAGCCAGGCCTGACGGGATGGGCTCAGGTTAACGGCTTCCGAGGCGAAACGCCGACCATCGACCTGATGGAAAAGCGGGTAGAATATGACGTCTGGTATGTTAGGAACTGGAGCATCTGGCTCGACCTGAAAATCATGGCGCGCACGGCGGCTACCGTCATTTCCCAGGAGGCGTACTAG
- a CDS encoding GcrA family cell cycle regulator, with protein sequence MSNNRLEIRPWSAEEEAHLLALFDRGMTASEIGQRLGRTRLAVYGRLQRFRKQQGRVSRITGRVFAQWAG encoded by the coding sequence ATGTCCAACAACAGACTGGAAATCCGTCCGTGGTCGGCCGAGGAGGAAGCGCACCTTCTTGCGCTATTCGATCGCGGCATGACTGCAAGTGAGATCGGCCAGCGGCTAGGCCGCACTCGCCTCGCGGTCTACGGTCGGTTGCAACGCTTCCGCAAGCAGCAAGGTCGAGTGAGCCGCATCACCGGGCGTGTCTTCGCGCAATGGGCCGGCTAG
- the gmd gene encoding GDP-mannose 4,6-dehydratase: MTKKRALITGVTGQDGAYLAELLLQKGYEVHGIKRRTSLFNTDRIDHLYLDPHEPDPPFRLHYGDLTDSSSLIRIVGQVQPDEIYNLAAQSHVAVSFEEPEYTANSDALGTLRILEAMRITGLERKARFYQASTSELYGLVQEIPQKETTPFYPRSPYAVAKLYAYWITVNYREAYEMYACNGILFNHESPVRGETFVTRKITRALARIHLGLQERLYLGNLDALRDWGHARDYVEMQWLMLQQEKPEDFVIATGVQHSVRDFVNVAANEIGMTIRWEGSGVDEKGYDAATGKCVVSVDPRYFRPTEVATLLGDPSKAKEKLGWEPKTSFESLVREMMKEDLESAKRDEIIKKHGFRYFARHE, from the coding sequence ATGACAAAGAAACGAGCTCTCATTACCGGCGTCACGGGCCAAGACGGCGCCTATTTGGCTGAACTGCTTCTGCAGAAGGGTTACGAAGTCCACGGCATCAAGCGCCGGACCTCCCTCTTCAACACCGATCGGATTGACCATCTGTATCTCGATCCGCATGAGCCCGATCCCCCCTTCCGGCTTCACTACGGCGATCTTACGGATTCCTCCAGTCTGATCCGGATCGTTGGTCAGGTGCAGCCGGACGAGATCTACAATCTCGCGGCGCAGAGCCACGTTGCCGTTTCTTTCGAGGAACCCGAATACACGGCGAATTCCGACGCCCTCGGCACCTTGCGCATCCTTGAGGCTATGCGCATTACCGGCCTGGAGAGGAAGGCGCGCTTCTATCAGGCCTCAACGTCTGAACTGTACGGCTTGGTCCAGGAGATTCCCCAAAAGGAGACCACGCCCTTCTATCCCCGCTCACCGTATGCGGTCGCCAAGCTTTATGCCTATTGGATCACGGTAAACTACCGTGAGGCCTACGAGATGTACGCCTGCAATGGCATTCTCTTTAACCACGAATCTCCGGTCCGGGGCGAAACCTTCGTTACTCGAAAGATTACGCGTGCTTTGGCGCGCATCCATCTTGGGCTGCAGGAGCGGCTTTATCTGGGCAACCTGGACGCCCTGCGCGATTGGGGACACGCGCGTGACTATGTCGAAATGCAATGGTTGATGCTGCAACAGGAAAAGCCGGAGGATTTCGTGATTGCTACGGGCGTGCAGCACTCTGTCCGAGATTTTGTCAACGTCGCCGCAAACGAAATCGGCATGACAATTCGATGGGAAGGAAGCGGCGTCGACGAAAAGGGATACGACGCTGCTACGGGAAAATGCGTTGTTTCGGTCGATCCGCGCTACTTCCGTCCTACCGAGGTCGCGACACTCCTCGGTGATCCATCAAAGGCCAAGGAGAAGCTAGGCTGGGAGCCCAAGACGTCGTTCGAAAGCCTCGTTCGAGAAATGATGAAGGAAGACCTCGAATCCGCCAAGCGCGACGAGATCATCAAGAAACACGGATTCCGCTACTTCGCCAGGCATGAATAG
- a CDS encoding IS256 family transposase, translating into MNEHSNIVPLRQPDEIDDPLTNILRSGARQLLAQAVEMEAEAFLAAMKGLKLPDGRDRLVRHGHGPVRTIQTGIGAVEVARVKIRDRAVTSDGERIRFTSAILPLWARRTKSLDALLPVLYLRGISTGDFQEALAALLGKDAPNLSPAVVSRLTTEWQLEYERWQKRDLSARRYVYVWADGVFLQARMEDHSECMLVLIGATPEGKKELIGFQVGVRESTQSWHELLVEAKTRGLKIAPEIAVGDGALGFWKALDEVFPATRHQRCWVHKTANILNKVAVSVQASMKKDLREVYLASNRASAEVAIDVFAEKYGAKYDKAVECLTKDRDAMLAFYEFPAEHWDHLRTTNPIESVFATVRHRTVRTKGSLSSTTAKLMVFKLLCAASKTWRRLKGTNQLPKVSAGVRFENGIEVIQVPENHAA; encoded by the coding sequence ATGAACGAGCATAGCAACATTGTCCCACTGCGTCAGCCCGATGAGATCGACGATCCACTGACGAATATTTTGCGATCTGGTGCTCGGCAGCTGCTTGCGCAGGCTGTCGAGATGGAAGCCGAGGCGTTTCTCGCCGCGATGAAGGGCTTGAAGCTTCCCGATGGCCGCGACCGCCTCGTGCGGCACGGCCATGGTCCAGTGCGGACGATCCAGACGGGGATCGGCGCCGTCGAAGTCGCCCGGGTAAAGATTCGCGATCGCGCGGTGACCAGCGATGGCGAGCGGATCCGCTTCACCTCGGCGATCCTGCCGTTGTGGGCACGGCGCACGAAGAGCTTGGATGCACTTTTGCCGGTTCTGTACCTGCGAGGCATCTCGACGGGCGACTTCCAGGAGGCGCTGGCGGCGCTCCTGGGCAAGGATGCGCCGAATCTTTCTCCGGCGGTGGTTTCCAGACTGACGACGGAGTGGCAGCTCGAGTACGAGCGTTGGCAGAAGCGCGATCTGTCGGCGCGCCGGTACGTATACGTGTGGGCGGACGGCGTCTTCCTGCAGGCTCGCATGGAAGACCACAGCGAATGCATGCTGGTGCTGATCGGCGCGACGCCGGAAGGCAAGAAGGAACTCATCGGCTTCCAGGTCGGCGTGCGCGAGAGCACGCAGAGCTGGCACGAACTGCTCGTCGAGGCGAAAACCCGTGGGCTGAAGATCGCCCCGGAAATCGCCGTCGGTGACGGCGCGCTCGGCTTCTGGAAGGCGCTCGACGAGGTCTTTCCCGCCACGCGACATCAGCGGTGCTGGGTGCACAAAACCGCGAATATCTTGAACAAAGTCGCAGTGTCGGTACAGGCCAGCATGAAGAAGGATCTGCGCGAGGTCTATTTGGCGTCCAACCGAGCTTCGGCCGAAGTGGCGATCGATGTCTTTGCCGAGAAATACGGAGCGAAGTACGACAAGGCGGTCGAGTGCCTGACGAAAGATCGCGACGCAATGCTTGCGTTCTACGAATTCCCCGCCGAGCATTGGGACCACTTGCGGACGACGAATCCCATCGAAAGCGTGTTCGCGACGGTCCGGCACAGAACGGTGCGCACGAAAGGTTCGTTATCGTCAACGACTGCCAAGTTGATGGTGTTCAAGCTGCTCTGCGCCGCATCAAAGACCTGGCGGCGGCTGAAAGGCACAAATCAGTTGCCGAAGGTCAGCGCAGGTGTCAGATTCGAAAACGGCATCGAGGTCATCCAAGTGCCGGAAAACCACGCCGCCTGA
- a CDS encoding polysaccharide biosynthesis tyrosine autokinase, whose translation MLQRTTSREIETTAPQAPSLEQTISSALALVSRQYPVMVFTLLLCICVAGVYVFTAPKRYTGTAILMIDSRKMQGLQTQAPASGGDNPIDSAMVDSQVELLKSEAIASKVIKDLKLVESADFMSDGGGLLSSISGAITGIFSKSTPPTEEQILRAALARFASGLGIKRVGVSYVIEISFQALSQDLAARIANAVADGYIVDSLESKYQASRRAAVWLQDRLKDLRTQASSAERSVADFKAKNNIVDAGGRLLTEQQLAEINTSLTTARSQRAEAQAKLERITAILNADSDDSNVILNDLATVSETMANPVITKLRQTYLEYAAKQADWSNRYGSTHLAVVNLRNQMREIRRSIVDELRRTAEVYKSDLAIAKAREESSQKSLSDTIAVSNNTSQAQIILRDLESNAQSARALSDNFLQLYMVSVQQQSFPITEARVISQAASTLPNKTSPRTTLILLAAIVGGSILAALVAILLDMMDRVFRTVSQVEQFVDTRCLASIPVIEQGAVKASSAQSGKATWRFGNRDKPKPQQAPPRHGGSGTTLPLHGSAAGFTHQQSHRDRLLSTEESVGRHVINAPFSRFAEGFRSIKLASDSANFGAGSNKVLGITSALPNEGKSTISEALAQTLAQSGCRTLLIDGDIRNPSLTARLTPAAQDGLIHAVIGQADWRDVVWMDPQTNLHFLPCAITSRFSNSSDLLASQQMEDLFQQLRQHFDRIVLDLSPLAPVVDVRATGGLADSYILVIEWAKSKVDIVERVLSETPVVRERMLGAVLNKVNVSVMSRYDTYGAAYYRNRYYKRYGYVD comes from the coding sequence ATGCTTCAAAGGACCACATCTCGCGAGATCGAAACGACGGCGCCGCAGGCTCCATCGCTGGAGCAGACCATCTCCTCTGCGCTTGCGCTGGTGAGCCGCCAGTATCCCGTGATGGTTTTCACGCTGCTCCTGTGCATCTGTGTTGCCGGCGTCTACGTGTTCACCGCACCGAAGCGATATACCGGAACAGCGATCCTGATGATCGACAGCCGCAAAATGCAGGGCCTGCAGACACAAGCGCCCGCGAGCGGTGGAGATAATCCGATCGACTCGGCGATGGTCGACAGTCAGGTCGAACTTCTCAAGTCCGAAGCGATCGCCTCCAAGGTCATCAAAGACTTGAAACTTGTGGAGTCGGCAGACTTCATGAGCGACGGTGGCGGATTGCTCAGCAGCATCAGCGGTGCGATTACCGGAATATTCTCGAAGTCGACCCCGCCCACGGAAGAGCAAATACTGCGCGCAGCGCTCGCTCGCTTTGCAAGCGGCCTCGGCATCAAGCGCGTCGGCGTGAGCTATGTTATCGAGATCTCCTTTCAGGCATTATCGCAGGATCTGGCAGCGCGGATCGCCAACGCGGTCGCCGACGGCTATATCGTGGACTCGTTGGAATCAAAATATCAGGCCTCGAGACGGGCGGCGGTCTGGCTGCAGGACCGACTGAAGGATTTGCGGACGCAGGCGTCTTCCGCCGAACGCTCCGTTGCGGATTTCAAGGCCAAGAACAATATCGTCGACGCCGGCGGGCGACTGCTCACCGAACAACAACTCGCTGAAATCAATACTTCGCTGACGACTGCGCGTAGCCAGCGTGCGGAGGCCCAAGCTAAACTAGAACGCATCACCGCGATATTGAATGCGGACAGCGACGATTCCAATGTCATTCTGAATGACCTGGCGACTGTGAGCGAGACGATGGCCAATCCGGTCATCACCAAATTGCGCCAGACCTATCTCGAGTACGCAGCCAAGCAGGCCGATTGGTCTAACCGGTATGGATCGACACATCTGGCGGTTGTCAATTTACGCAACCAGATGCGAGAAATCCGGCGCTCGATCGTTGACGAACTGCGACGCACGGCCGAGGTCTACAAGAGTGACCTTGCGATTGCCAAGGCGCGCGAAGAGTCCAGCCAGAAGAGCCTAAGCGATACGATCGCGGTCTCGAATAATACCAGCCAAGCCCAAATCATTCTGAGAGATCTGGAAAGCAACGCTCAGAGCGCTCGCGCATTGTCTGACAACTTCCTGCAACTCTACATGGTCTCGGTTCAGCAGCAGTCGTTTCCTATTACCGAAGCGAGGGTGATCAGCCAGGCCGCGTCGACTCTTCCCAACAAGACGTCGCCAAGAACGACACTCATCCTGCTTGCGGCGATCGTGGGCGGGTCGATTCTCGCAGCTCTCGTCGCAATCCTGCTCGATATGATGGATCGCGTCTTCCGTACAGTTTCGCAGGTCGAGCAGTTCGTGGATACCCGCTGTCTCGCTTCGATTCCGGTCATAGAGCAGGGTGCCGTCAAAGCGAGCTCCGCTCAATCCGGCAAAGCGACCTGGCGATTCGGCAATCGCGACAAGCCCAAACCGCAGCAGGCACCCCCGAGGCACGGGGGATCCGGCACGACGCTGCCACTCCACGGATCCGCGGCCGGGTTCACCCACCAGCAGTCGCATCGAGACCGTCTGCTTTCAACCGAGGAGAGCGTCGGCCGGCACGTGATCAATGCCCCATTTTCACGCTTTGCAGAGGGATTTCGGTCGATCAAGCTAGCCAGCGATTCTGCAAATTTCGGTGCAGGGTCCAACAAGGTCCTCGGGATTACCTCCGCTCTTCCGAACGAGGGAAAGTCAACCATCAGCGAAGCGCTGGCACAGACTCTGGCGCAAAGCGGTTGCCGCACACTGCTGATCGACGGCGACATCCGGAACCCGAGCCTCACCGCAAGGCTTACTCCGGCTGCGCAGGACGGCTTGATCCATGCTGTTATCGGCCAAGCCGACTGGAGGGATGTGGTCTGGATGGATCCGCAGACGAATCTACATTTTCTTCCTTGTGCCATTACATCGCGCTTCTCGAATTCGAGCGACCTGCTGGCCTCGCAGCAGATGGAAGACCTGTTCCAGCAACTACGGCAGCACTTTGATCGAATCGTCCTCGACCTTAGCCCGCTTGCCCCGGTCGTCGACGTTCGGGCGACTGGCGGGCTGGCTGATTCTTATATCCTTGTCATCGAATGGGCGAAGTCCAAAGTGGATATCGTCGAGCGCGTGCTTAGCGAAACGCCGGTTGTGCGCGAGCGTATGCTCGGTGCGGTACTTAATAAGGTGAACGTGTCGGTGATGAGCCGCTACGATACGTATGGCGCGGCCTACTATCGCAATCGATACTACAAGAGGTATGGTTACGTCGATTGA
- a CDS encoding NAD-dependent epimerase/dehydratase family protein: MSRPTQAIVFGGAGFIGTHLMTQMLAFGRYDRIVSVDIGKPRAHLEGVEYVHHDVREPIDPKLGGGVPADIFNLAAIHVTPGHPDGDYYYTNVLGAVHVCRFAKDTGSRNIIFTSSISVYGPTETPLTEDATPVPVSAYGRSKLSAEAIHRLWQSEDPDRRLTIVRPAVIYGRYERGNFTRLSRLLERRAFIYPGRTDTIKSCGYVKDLVSSMLFMASRNDGLSIYNFCYEHRYTISEICSAFSQAAEYPKPTITIPVWLMNLAVLPFEVLQAVGIKTGINRDRIKKLWFSTNILPKRLIASGFKFDYDLASSLVDWNRESSIKDFD; encoded by the coding sequence ATGTCCCGTCCCACCCAGGCTATCGTATTCGGAGGCGCAGGCTTCATCGGTACACATCTGATGACGCAAATGCTCGCTTTCGGCCGCTACGACCGAATCGTGTCAGTGGATATCGGGAAGCCTAGGGCGCACCTCGAAGGCGTCGAATATGTCCATCATGATGTCCGTGAGCCAATCGACCCGAAGCTCGGTGGCGGGGTGCCTGCCGATATCTTCAACCTAGCCGCGATCCATGTCACCCCGGGTCATCCGGACGGAGACTATTATTATACAAACGTGTTAGGTGCGGTGCACGTCTGTCGATTTGCGAAGGACACTGGCAGCCGGAATATCATCTTTACGAGTTCGATATCGGTCTACGGTCCGACGGAAACCCCGCTTACCGAAGATGCAACGCCTGTCCCGGTCAGTGCCTATGGACGTTCCAAACTCTCGGCCGAAGCGATCCATCGGTTATGGCAGTCGGAGGACCCGGACAGGCGGCTGACCATCGTGCGCCCGGCCGTCATCTATGGGCGCTACGAGCGAGGCAATTTCACGCGATTGTCGAGGCTTCTCGAAAGACGGGCCTTCATCTATCCGGGCCGAACCGACACCATCAAATCGTGCGGCTACGTGAAGGATTTGGTCTCGTCGATGCTCTTCATGGCGTCTCGCAACGACGGTCTCTCAATCTACAATTTCTGCTATGAGCACCGTTACACCATCAGCGAGATTTGCTCCGCCTTCTCTCAAGCTGCCGAATACCCCAAACCGACGATAACGATTCCGGTATGGCTAATGAATCTCGCCGTGCTTCCATTCGAGGTGCTGCAGGCTGTCGGCATCAAGACCGGCATTAATCGCGATCGGATCAAGAAGTTGTGGTTTTCGACGAACATTCTACCGAAGCGTCTGATCGCAAGCGGATTCAAATTCGACTACGATCTGGCAAGCTCGCTGGTGGATTGGAATCGGGAATCCTCCATCAAGGATTTTGATTGA
- a CDS encoding GDP-L-fucose synthase family protein: MAAAPFELKGKTVYVAGHDGMVGAALTRRLAREDVRLVTVDRSEVDLRDQSMVFRWFAQVRPQLIILAAAKVGGIVANNTLRAEYIYDNIAIAANVIHAAHLNGAEKLMFLGSSCIYPKLAAQPLREDSVLTGPLEPTNEPYAIAKIAGIKMVEAYRSQYGSDFISVMPTNLYGPGDNYHPEYSHVVAALIRRFHEAKLAGATNVTIWGTGAPRREFLYVDDMADACVHLMKTFSGPELVNIGVGKDITIAEFARIVAAIVGYRGEVTFDHSRPDGTPRKMLDVTRLEKLGWRAQTSLKDGIELAYRAYLSAG, translated from the coding sequence ATGGCCGCTGCTCCATTTGAACTGAAGGGTAAGACCGTCTACGTCGCTGGCCACGACGGCATGGTGGGAGCGGCATTGACGCGCCGGCTTGCGAGGGAGGACGTTCGTCTCGTTACGGTCGATCGTAGCGAGGTCGATTTACGCGACCAATCCATGGTGTTCCGCTGGTTCGCTCAGGTGCGGCCGCAGTTGATCATTCTTGCCGCAGCCAAGGTCGGTGGCATCGTCGCCAATAATACTCTGCGCGCTGAGTACATCTATGACAACATCGCTATCGCGGCGAACGTGATTCACGCGGCGCATCTTAATGGTGCAGAAAAACTGATGTTCCTGGGTTCGTCCTGCATATATCCAAAGCTCGCTGCGCAACCCTTGCGTGAAGATTCGGTGCTGACGGGGCCCCTCGAGCCAACCAACGAGCCTTATGCAATTGCGAAGATCGCTGGGATTAAGATGGTGGAAGCTTATCGCAGCCAGTACGGTTCTGACTTTATCAGTGTAATGCCGACAAACCTTTATGGTCCCGGCGACAATTATCATCCGGAATATAGTCACGTCGTTGCTGCCTTGATTCGCCGCTTCCACGAGGCGAAGTTGGCAGGCGCAACAAACGTCACGATCTGGGGCACGGGCGCGCCGCGTCGCGAATTCCTTTACGTGGATGACATGGCAGATGCCTGCGTGCACCTGATGAAGACTTTCTCAGGTCCCGAGCTTGTCAACATTGGCGTGGGGAAGGACATCACGATTGCCGAATTCGCGCGCATCGTTGCCGCCATCGTCGGCTATCGCGGAGAGGTAACGTTCGATCATTCGCGGCCTGACGGCACGCCCCGTAAAATGCTCGATGTTACCCGCCTGGAGAAGCTCGGCTGGCGTGCCCAGACTTCACTCAAGGATGGGATCGAACTCGCCTACCGGGCATATCTGTCGGCTGGGTAA
- a CDS encoding metallophosphoesterase — translation MISLSRRRRPIQKPYLPDGVRIYAISDIHGCAHLLQPMLRVIDADVARSRPRYAIEVFMGDYIDRGPDTRATLDILVERSRRGNAVFLKGNHEAFLVSVFEDPSLFENWLAIGGTQTLMSYGLAPPDLKRDEPTSILRDLLRAMPTEHLEFLDNLRLSFTCGDFFFVHAGVRPGVALSEQHENDLLWIRDEFLESKKHFGKFVVHGHTPVRSADVRNNRANIDTGAYATGNLTLMSIQGSSMLAV, via the coding sequence ATGATATCGCTTTCCCGTCGACGTCGGCCAATCCAAAAGCCGTATCTGCCGGATGGCGTGCGCATTTACGCGATCTCGGATATTCACGGCTGCGCGCATCTGCTCCAGCCCATGCTGCGGGTGATCGACGCCGACGTGGCTCGCAGCCGCCCACGCTATGCGATCGAGGTCTTCATGGGCGACTACATCGATCGCGGTCCGGATACGCGCGCCACCCTCGACATCCTGGTCGAGCGCAGCAGGCGGGGAAACGCGGTTTTTCTCAAGGGCAACCACGAGGCATTTCTAGTCAGCGTGTTCGAAGACCCGTCACTGTTCGAGAATTGGCTCGCCATTGGTGGGACCCAGACATTGATGTCCTACGGACTCGCCCCACCGGATCTGAAGCGCGACGAGCCGACATCGATCCTGCGCGATTTGCTTCGCGCAATGCCGACCGAACATCTCGAATTCCTGGACAATCTGCGGCTGAGCTTTACGTGCGGGGACTTCTTCTTCGTGCATGCGGGAGTTCGACCGGGCGTGGCGTTGTCCGAACAGCACGAGAACGATCTTTTGTGGATTCGCGACGAGTTCCTGGAGAGCAAAAAGCACTTCGGCAAATTTGTCGTACACGGTCACACGCCGGTGCGGAGCGCCGACGTACGAAATAATCGCGCCAACATCGACACCGGCGCCTATGCTACCGGCAATCTCACGCTGATGAGCATTCAAGGAAGCAGCATGCTCGCGGTGTGA